One stretch of Cohnella algarum DNA includes these proteins:
- the cysK gene encoding cysteine synthase A: MTRVFRSVTELIGNTPAVRLHRLIGPEEAEVLVKLEKMNPSGSVKDRAAFSLIADAEARGRIGPGSVVIEPTSGNTGIGLAMNAAAKGYRLILVMPDNMSRERIALLRGYGAEVVLTPASLRMPGAIAKAKELLESIPGSYMPNQFENPANPDIHRTTTAVEIFEQTEGKLDAFVATAGTGGTVTGTGETLKARIPGLHIAVVEPAGSPVLSGGQPGPHKLVGTSPGFVPAILNTSVYDEIVRVTDDDALETMRLLARREGLLLGPSSGASVYAALQIARRLGAGKRVLCIAPDTGERYLSMGVFE, encoded by the coding sequence ATGACCCGGGTTTTCCGATCCGTTACCGAATTGATCGGGAATACGCCCGCCGTTCGGCTCCATCGGCTGATCGGCCCGGAAGAGGCCGAAGTGCTGGTCAAGCTGGAAAAAATGAACCCGAGCGGCAGCGTCAAAGACCGCGCCGCGTTTTCCCTTATCGCCGATGCGGAAGCGCGCGGGCGGATCGGGCCGGGCTCCGTCGTGATCGAGCCGACGAGCGGCAACACGGGCATCGGTTTGGCGATGAACGCCGCGGCCAAGGGGTATCGCCTCATTCTCGTCATGCCGGACAATATGTCGCGGGAGCGAATCGCCTTGCTGCGCGGATACGGCGCGGAAGTCGTGCTCACGCCGGCAAGCCTGCGGATGCCGGGGGCGATCGCGAAGGCGAAAGAGCTGCTGGAGTCCATCCCCGGAAGCTACATGCCCAATCAATTCGAAAATCCGGCCAATCCGGACATCCATCGGACGACGACCGCCGTCGAAATTTTCGAACAGACGGAAGGCAAGCTGGACGCGTTCGTCGCGACGGCGGGAACGGGAGGCACCGTTACCGGAACGGGAGAGACGCTTAAAGCCCGCATCCCCGGCCTGCATATCGCCGTCGTCGAGCCGGCGGGATCTCCGGTGCTGTCGGGAGGACAGCCGGGTCCGCACAAGCTGGTGGGGACGAGCCCCGGTTTCGTGCCCGCCATTCTGAATACGTCGGTCTACGACGAGATCGTTCGAGTGACCGACGACGACGCGCTGGAAACGATGCGCCTGCTGGCTCGCCGCGAAGGCCTGCTGCTCGGGCCGTCCTCGGGAGCTTCCGTGTATGCCGCCCTGCAAATCGCCCGCCGGCTCGGGGCGGGCAAGCGGGTGCTGTGCATTGCGCCGGATACCGGGGAGCGTTATTTAAGCATGGGCGTTTTCGAGTAG
- a CDS encoding DUF350 domain-containing protein codes for MEDTTSTVDALLSHPILAMLAYFSVGILMLLVCLYCFELVTKYNCWNEIARGNVSAALATGGKIFGICNVFRFSIQNNDTIYESMLWAGAGFVLLLAAYFLFEFLTPVFRIDDEIAKDNRAVGLISLLLSVSLSYIIGAVVAYG; via the coding sequence ATGGAAGACACGACGAGCACGGTGGATGCGTTATTGTCCCATCCGATACTGGCGATGCTGGCTTATTTTTCGGTCGGCATCCTGATGCTTCTCGTTTGCCTCTATTGCTTCGAGCTGGTGACGAAATACAACTGTTGGAATGAAATCGCGAGGGGCAACGTATCCGCCGCGCTGGCCACCGGCGGAAAAATTTTCGGCATCTGCAACGTGTTTCGTTTCTCGATCCAGAACAACGACACGATTTACGAAAGCATGCTGTGGGCGGGCGCCGGTTTCGTGCTGCTGCTGGCCGCCTACTTTTTGTTCGAGTTTCTGACTCCGGTGTTTCGGATCGACGACGAGATCGCCAAGGACAACCGCGCGGTCGGTTTGATCTCGCTGTTGCTGTCGGTTTCGCTGTCTTATATTATCGGGGCGGTCGTCGCTTACGGCTGA